In Gossypium arboreum isolate Shixiya-1 chromosome 6, ASM2569848v2, whole genome shotgun sequence, the following are encoded in one genomic region:
- the LOC108458419 gene encoding uncharacterized protein LOC108458419, with protein MNISAAEEESAQEIHIPADIDWEMLDKSKFFFLGAALFSGVSATLYPVVLVKTRQQVAQVKLSGIRTAFSIVKHGGFQGLYRGFGTSLMGTIPARALYMAALEVTKSNVGSTTVKLGFPEPTAAAIANAVAGLTAAMVAQLVWTPIDVVSQRLMVQSSPSQCRYVNGIDAFRKIVNSHGPKGLYRGFGISILTYAPSNAVWWASYSVAQRLVWGGIGCYLKGGGDETIRPDSKTVMAVQGASAAMAGGISALITMPLDTIKTRLQVLDGEENRLRGPTIGQTVRNLVKEGGWLACYRGLGPRWASMSISATTMITTYEFLKRLSAKNQEGLL; from the coding sequence ATGAATATAAGTGCGGCCGAGGAAGAATCGGCGCAAGAGATTCATATTCCGGCTGATATAGATTGGGAAATGCTTGATAAATCCAAGTTTTTCTTCTTAGGTGCGGCGTTATTTTCCGGCGTATCGGCGACCCTTTATCCCGTAGTTTTAGTCAAAACACGGCAGCAGGTTGCTCAAGTAAAACTTTCCGGCATCAGAACGGCGTTTTCCATCGTTAAACATGGCGGTTTCCAGGGATTATACCGAGGTTTCGGCACTTCATTAATGGGAACAATCCCAGCTCGAGCACTTTACATGGCTGCCCTTGAAGTAACCAAAAGTAATGTAGGGAGCACCACTGTTAAATTAGGGTTTCCTGAACCAACGGCAGCGGCGATAGCTAATGCGGTCGCCGGATTAACCGCCGCGATGGTGGCTCAACTTGTTTGGACCCCAATTGATGTGGTTAGCCAAAGGCTAATGGTTCAAAGTAGCCCATCACAATGTAGATATGTAAATGGGATTGATGCCTTTAGGAAAATAGTGAACTCACATGGTCCAAAGGGATTATATAGAGGCTTCGGTATATCAATTTTAACATATGCACCATCAAATGCAGTATGGTGGGCATCTTACTCAGTTGCTCAAAGACTTGTTTGGGGAGGCATTGGATGTTACTTAAAAGGCGGCGGGGATGAAACAATTCGGCCTGATTCAAAGACGGTAATGGCGGTTCAAGGAGCGAGTGCGGCAATGGCAGGTGGGATATCGGCATTGATCACAATGCCGCTCGATACTATCAAGACCCGGTTACAGGTCTTAGACGGAGAAGAGAACCGGCTGCGCGGACCGACAATCGGGCAAACCGTGAGGAATTTGGTTAAAGAAGGAGGATGGCTTGCTTGTTATAGAGGGTTGGGACCAAGGTGGGCTTCAATGTCAATATCTGCAACAACAATGATCACTACTTATGAGTTTTTGAAACGATTATCAGCTAAGAACCAAGAGGGCTTGTTGTAA
- the LOC108457806 gene encoding dihydrolipoyllysine-residue acetyltransferase component 2 of pyruvate dehydrogenase complex, mitochondrial-like isoform X1: MAYASRIINHSKKLRNVPNLLRQDHAVLVRCFSNGAQSSVCKIEAAERERVSKFVACNHVSSGLPRNNCSRAIMRLGIPTVGVAYSRELTCSQVQSRRGFASDAVSGLPPHQEIGMPSLSPTMTEGNIARWLKKEGDKVNPGEVLCEVETDKATVEMECMEEGYLAKIIKGDGSKEIKVGEIIAITVEEEEDIAKFKDYSPSTSDSGAPAAKEPAAPPPKQEPVQQPVSSPEAKSKPRSPPSEDRLFASPLARKMAEDHKVPLSSIKGTGPDGRIVKADIEDYLASRGKDVSAPTPKTKDGKLEALDYVDIPHSQIRKVTASRLLISKQTIPHYYLTVDTCVDKLLDLRSQLNSLQEASGGKRISVNDLVIKAAALALRKVPQCNSSWTDDYIRQYNNVNINVAVQTENGLYVPVIRNADKKGLSSISLEVKQLAQKAKENSLKPEDYEGGTFTVSNLGGPFGIKQFCAIINPPQSGILAVGSAEKRVIPSSGPEQFQFASFMSVTLSCDHRVIDGAIGAEWLKAFKGYIENPESMLL, translated from the exons ATGGCTTACGCATCTCGTATCATCAATCACTCTAAAAAG TTAAGGAATGTTCCTAACTTATTGCGGCAAGATCATGCTGTTTTGGTTCGTTGCTTTTCCAATGGAGCACAATCCTCTGTTTGTAAAATTGAAG CTGCAGAAAGAGAGAGGGTATCCAAGTTTGTTGCATGTAACCAT GTATCATCTGGTTTACCTAGGAACAATTGTTCTAGGGCAATAATGAGATTGGGAATTCCAACAGTTGGTGTGGCATACAGCAGAGAGCTCACATG TTCTCAGGTACAGTCAAGGAGAGGATTTGCATCAGATGCAG TTTCAGGCCTCCCTCCTCACCAAGAGATCGGAATGCCTTCACTCTCTCCCACAATGACAGAG GGAAATATTGCTAGATGGTTGAAGAAAGAGGGTGATAAAGTGAATCCTGGCGAAGTGCTGTGCGAAGTTGAAACT GATAAAGCAACCGTTGAGATGGAATGCATGGAAGAAGGTTACCTTGCCAAGATTATAAAGGGAGATGGATCAAAAGAAATCAAAGTTGGTGAG ATAATTGCCATCACCGTTGAAGAGGAGGAGGATATTGCAAAGTTCAAGGACTATAGTCCTTCAACATCAGATTCTGGTGCTCCTGCAGCAAAGGAGCCAGCAGCTCCTCCGCCTAAGCAGGAGCCTGTTCAACAACCAGTTAGTTCACCAGAGGCTAAGTCCAAGCCCCGTTCACCTCCTTCGGAAGATCGTCTTTTTGCAAGTCCACTTGCAAGAAAAATGGCTGAAGATCACAAG gtACCTCTCTCTAGTATCAAAGGAACAGGTCCTGATGGGCGCATTGTGAAGGCTGATATTGAAGATTACTTAG CTTCACGTGGGAAGGATGTTTCAGCACCAACACCTAAGACAAAGGATGGAAAACTTGAAGCTCTAGATTATGTAGATATCCCTCATTCTCAGATAAGAAAG GTCACTGCATCACGCTTATTAATCTCAAAGCAGACCATCCCACATTACTATTTAACAGTGGATACATGTGTTGACAAACTTCTGGA TTTGCGAAGCCAACTCAACTCATTACAGGAAGCTTCAGGCGGGAAGCGTATTTCTGTCAATGATCTTGTAATCAAG GCTGCTGCATTGGCTCTCCGGAAGGTTCCTCAGTGCAATAGTTCATGGACAGATGACTATATTCGCCA GTATAACAATGTCAATATTAATGTAGCAGTGCAGACAGAAAATGGACTTTATGTCCCTGTGATCAGG AATGCAGATAAGAAAGGATTGTCCTCAATTTCTTTGGAGGTCAAGCAGTTGGCACAAAAAGCCAAAGAAAATAGCCTAAAACCCGAAGATTATGAG GGCGGTACGTTTACAGTTTCTAACTTGGGAGGGCCCTTTGGTATCAAGCAATTTTGTGCCATAATTAATCCTCCTCAATCAGGAATCCTCGCTGTCGGGTCTG CTGAGAAAAGGGTTATCCCTAGCTCCGGTCCCGAGCAGTTCCAGTTTGCATCGTTCATGTCCGTAACACTAAGCTGTGATCATCGTGTCATCGACG GTGCAATTGGTGCTGAATGGCTTAAAGCTTTCAAAGGCTACATTGAGAATCCGGAATCAATGTTGCTCTAA
- the LOC108457806 gene encoding dihydrolipoyllysine-residue acetyltransferase component 2 of pyruvate dehydrogenase complex, mitochondrial-like isoform X2, producing the protein MAYASRIINHSKKLRNVPNLLRQDHAVLVRCFSNGAQSSVCKIEAAERERVSKFVACNHVSSGLPRNNCSRAIMRLGIPTVGVAYSRELTCSQVQSRRGFASDAGLPPHQEIGMPSLSPTMTEGNIARWLKKEGDKVNPGEVLCEVETDKATVEMECMEEGYLAKIIKGDGSKEIKVGEIIAITVEEEEDIAKFKDYSPSTSDSGAPAAKEPAAPPPKQEPVQQPVSSPEAKSKPRSPPSEDRLFASPLARKMAEDHKVPLSSIKGTGPDGRIVKADIEDYLASRGKDVSAPTPKTKDGKLEALDYVDIPHSQIRKVTASRLLISKQTIPHYYLTVDTCVDKLLDLRSQLNSLQEASGGKRISVNDLVIKAAALALRKVPQCNSSWTDDYIRQYNNVNINVAVQTENGLYVPVIRNADKKGLSSISLEVKQLAQKAKENSLKPEDYEGGTFTVSNLGGPFGIKQFCAIINPPQSGILAVGSAEKRVIPSSGPEQFQFASFMSVTLSCDHRVIDGAIGAEWLKAFKGYIENPESMLL; encoded by the exons ATGGCTTACGCATCTCGTATCATCAATCACTCTAAAAAG TTAAGGAATGTTCCTAACTTATTGCGGCAAGATCATGCTGTTTTGGTTCGTTGCTTTTCCAATGGAGCACAATCCTCTGTTTGTAAAATTGAAG CTGCAGAAAGAGAGAGGGTATCCAAGTTTGTTGCATGTAACCAT GTATCATCTGGTTTACCTAGGAACAATTGTTCTAGGGCAATAATGAGATTGGGAATTCCAACAGTTGGTGTGGCATACAGCAGAGAGCTCACATG TTCTCAGGTACAGTCAAGGAGAGGATTTGCATCAGATGCAG GCCTCCCTCCTCACCAAGAGATCGGAATGCCTTCACTCTCTCCCACAATGACAGAG GGAAATATTGCTAGATGGTTGAAGAAAGAGGGTGATAAAGTGAATCCTGGCGAAGTGCTGTGCGAAGTTGAAACT GATAAAGCAACCGTTGAGATGGAATGCATGGAAGAAGGTTACCTTGCCAAGATTATAAAGGGAGATGGATCAAAAGAAATCAAAGTTGGTGAG ATAATTGCCATCACCGTTGAAGAGGAGGAGGATATTGCAAAGTTCAAGGACTATAGTCCTTCAACATCAGATTCTGGTGCTCCTGCAGCAAAGGAGCCAGCAGCTCCTCCGCCTAAGCAGGAGCCTGTTCAACAACCAGTTAGTTCACCAGAGGCTAAGTCCAAGCCCCGTTCACCTCCTTCGGAAGATCGTCTTTTTGCAAGTCCACTTGCAAGAAAAATGGCTGAAGATCACAAG gtACCTCTCTCTAGTATCAAAGGAACAGGTCCTGATGGGCGCATTGTGAAGGCTGATATTGAAGATTACTTAG CTTCACGTGGGAAGGATGTTTCAGCACCAACACCTAAGACAAAGGATGGAAAACTTGAAGCTCTAGATTATGTAGATATCCCTCATTCTCAGATAAGAAAG GTCACTGCATCACGCTTATTAATCTCAAAGCAGACCATCCCACATTACTATTTAACAGTGGATACATGTGTTGACAAACTTCTGGA TTTGCGAAGCCAACTCAACTCATTACAGGAAGCTTCAGGCGGGAAGCGTATTTCTGTCAATGATCTTGTAATCAAG GCTGCTGCATTGGCTCTCCGGAAGGTTCCTCAGTGCAATAGTTCATGGACAGATGACTATATTCGCCA GTATAACAATGTCAATATTAATGTAGCAGTGCAGACAGAAAATGGACTTTATGTCCCTGTGATCAGG AATGCAGATAAGAAAGGATTGTCCTCAATTTCTTTGGAGGTCAAGCAGTTGGCACAAAAAGCCAAAGAAAATAGCCTAAAACCCGAAGATTATGAG GGCGGTACGTTTACAGTTTCTAACTTGGGAGGGCCCTTTGGTATCAAGCAATTTTGTGCCATAATTAATCCTCCTCAATCAGGAATCCTCGCTGTCGGGTCTG CTGAGAAAAGGGTTATCCCTAGCTCCGGTCCCGAGCAGTTCCAGTTTGCATCGTTCATGTCCGTAACACTAAGCTGTGATCATCGTGTCATCGACG GTGCAATTGGTGCTGAATGGCTTAAAGCTTTCAAAGGCTACATTGAGAATCCGGAATCAATGTTGCTCTAA
- the LOC108459769 gene encoding uncharacterized protein LOC108459769: MIFLFGDGEKEVNQQRFVLQRIASARANGITQNQLSKEFGIEENTFFYVVRKLEKRGLIVRQEAVEKTRGSSKQKLATRLIHLYRYAKHLGSQEKFEVTKDEGSIGKEDSEDVLINDYLPSIKTICDKLEETHGKVLVISGIKRDLDYFGSQNARHEWKKVHLLLFLLLMLCVFLNGFHLFLHLQIFLIDILQIDKCWFSRGDYCKSEWEDCFISRDEPCLHLLKKFCPLDYERNTTRCVEGKEFKFGRCQMANQLVELPIDHQIYDTIDATGSKGMLITEVGKRFGIIRRRIAETVFQ, from the exons ATGATTTTTCTTTTTGGAGATGGAGAAAAAGAGGTTAATCAACAAAGATTCGTTCTTCAACGCATTGCCTCTGCAAG AGcaaatggaataactcaaaatcagcTTAGCAAGGAATTTGGAATCGAAGAAAATACATTTTTCTATGTGGTAAGGAAGCTTGAGAAAAGAGGCTTAATCGTAAGACAAGAAGCAGTTGAGAAAACAAGAGGAAGCAGCAAACAAAAGTTAGCCACAAGGTTAATTCATTTATACCGTTATGCAAAGCATTTGGGATCTCAAGAGAAATTCGAGGTTACCAAAGATGAAGGAAGTATCGGCAAAGAGGATTCGGAGGATGTGCTTATAAATGATTATTTACCATCAATTAAAACTATCTGTGATAAACTTGAAGAAACTCATGGCAAG gTTCTTGTCATTTCAGGTATTAAACGTGACCTTGACTATTTTGGGTCACAGAACGCGAGACATGAATGGAAGAAAGTAcatttgttgttgtttttgttgttgatgtTGTGTGTGTTTCTTAATGGTTTCCATCTATTTCTTCATCTGCAAATTTTTCTTATAGATATATTGCAGATTGATAAATGCTGGTTTAGTAGAGGAGACTACTGTAAAAGTGAATGGGAAG ATTGTTTTATTTCGAGA GATGAGCCTTGCCTACATTTGCTAAAAAAGTTTTGCCCTTTGGATTATGAGCGAAATACAACCAGATGTGTTGAAGGCAAAGAGTTCAAATTTGGAAGATGTCAAATGGCTAACCAGCTTGTGGAGCTTCCCATTGATCATCAGATTTACGATACAATTGATGCTACAGGATCCAAAGGGATGCTTATTACAGAG GTAGGCAAGAGGTTTGGAATTATAAGAAGACGAATCGCAGAAACTGTTTTTCAGTGA
- the LOC128279265 gene encoding uncharacterized protein LOC128279265, whose protein sequence is MPMQMELHNKSHEYRIRTSRNSESSNLIPNKKSSLGGNPSILDGSAQISHLWNFESDTLWKKNNHENKIKLSSSSPRDREASYSVSNTCKPQELIPETRSTFSSTAIHSMKKLKLCQFSTVDSTRREQRILKRLQAEKIVLRSELYKLLVNLEKDKGTTMGRRTVDKMLYKLENEGHCKCIHLDLNGIMNTNFNRKVKVVLHPSIQSLSSEVIGIIRNKLKSFHKRTHDPFKNKNNNSVHIFDYAQRARTQYSSNSLTLRMEAMRANGYIRGKMVRARLLHGFLWDYACSLSAGDDVLSYGRQDHDLHNLCVTFDVEGAIKGIPLELFFQVVGSSVIVEKGVYLRDLSNEEYNELYDTSAIRRLSLLVSILQRLKV, encoded by the exons ATGCCGATGCAGATGGAACTTCATAATAAGAGCCATGAATACAGAATTCGGACATCCAGGAACAGTGAATCTTCTAATCTAATTCCAAACAAAAAGTCAAGTTTGGGTGGCAATCCTAGTATTTTAGATGGATCAGCCCAAATCTCACATCTCTGGAATTTTGAAAGTGATACGCTTTGGAAGAAAAACAACCATGAGAATAAAATAAAGCTCTCTTCTTCCTCTCCAAGAGATCGTGAGGCAAGCTATAGTGTCTCCAATACGTGCAAACCACAAGAGTTAATCCCTGAAACAAGATCAACGTTTTCAAGCACAGCAATTCATTCTATGAAGAAGCTTAAACTCTGTCAGTTTTCGACAGTTGATAGCACACGGAGAGAGCAGAGAATACTCAAACGATTACAG GCTGAAAAAATTGTCTTGAGATCAGAGCTATATAAGTTACTTGTGAATCTAGAGAAAGACAAAGGTACTACAATGGGCAGGAGAACTGTAGACAAAATGTTGTATAAGCTTGAAAACGAAGGGCACTGCAAATGTATACACCTAGATTTAAATGGGATTATGAATACTAACTTTAACCGTAAAGTTAAGGTGGTCCTGCATCCATCTATTCAGAGTTTATCTTCTGAAGTAATTGGTATAATTCGTAATAAACTCAAGTCTTTTCACAAGCGAACTCATGACCCATTCAAGAACAAGAATAATAACTCAGTTCATATATTTGATTATGCACAAAGAGCTCGAACTCAATATAGTTCAAATTCCCTGACTCTTAGAATGGAAGCCATGCGGGCTAATGGATACATACGTGGAAAAATGGTTCGAGCAAGGCTGTTGCATGGTTTTCTCTGGGACTATGCATGTAGTTTATCTGCTGGGGATGATGTTTTATCATATGGGAGACAAGATCATGATCTACATAATCTTTGTGTCACATTTGATGTTGAAGGAGCTATCAAGGGAATTCCACTTGAGCTATTCTTTCAAGTTGTCGGATCTTCTGTTATAGTTGAGAAGGGAGTATATTTACGTGATCTTTCTAATGAAGAGTATAATGAGCTATATGATACTTCAGCTATCAGGAGACTGTCTTTGCTTGTATCTATTTTACAGCGGCTGAAGGTATAA